A window from Kovacikia minuta CCNUW1 encodes these proteins:
- a CDS encoding beta strand repeat-containing protein, whose translation MEAKDESKITSIAGGVGVSGNTGVGASFAYNTIRNKVKSYTDSATLSARDILFRAMGKDEITTIAVGGGGAGTTGVAGSVAINLMTNNVEAYSQNSTLTSNDGIAIVSQANNTVNFYGGTISGGGSAGVGGSAGVNTLKNTTTAYINGGVVNAKANGRLSVPKGDGTQDEDFFYGLSVIATTQETVKDLTANGAGGGAAGVAATASVNLVADKTLAYIQSASINQDSTNTDARQGVNVKAADTNQIDVKAGSVAFGGSAGVGVTSDTTLLNNTTKAYIDGSSVRARANVDVAATTLEKVEVAVIGGGGSGGVGGGGSVSVAKLSNTTDALISYSQVVAGGDATVKATTKAIGNKPNLQVFAGSASIGGTAAVGAAVIVTVIDDKTNASIENATMENGGKTQVDANGSQTVKTLGFNGSGSGTGGISGAVVVNSIAATTQAWVNGSNTRITGTGLDVLATNTPKLTALLGSVSGSGGIDLGASVNVNTIRNTTTASIGDWIRVNTSGAVNVQATANKTIDSTVVAFSGALGGISGSVIVNNIGADTTSDGKNALSRIGDTLNTAINRNRGDKSGNSDTAKEAKKSANDQINTLSAGAILGGNFRDLQATNASIGNNATVTAGSIAVKATDTTTLKADAGAVGIGAVSVGGSVNITSLNNNTRAWVGEGTTLTATGTIDITANGNETVTGNAIAGVGGIAGLGAAYATIHSQNNTAALLGNSAIVNGGTTLNVKANSNSTLTAKGWSLSVGGVVGGLVLTKVVESGTTQAELGSGTKISNIDNLYLYAQAKNTLLADSTASTGGIVSGSGSVAITEGTPTVRATVNSNATIAARQTVDIEAQAIGDLNANANGRAYGVGNAGESIATADWRPKVRAETGSDVKINAGNTVYLWALNNTSLDGSTPLGQTNARATASVGSLIGSTVGSSANAYSIPELETTIGTGSFVFAKDTVSVLGRAFNNPNPIATGNIRGLKTQGSAEAKSFIRNNITVLPQGETTLSGKFVRLVGYANNRSNQTQAEVNATGFTSQNGTRTESTLYNTINVGLRAKDRIFADEIARIEAENTADIRATARQTSGGLFTADTQDTARSFMTVSSNTTIRLADDSEINAKQVYLDALTKEANFVANAETNTSGEIVKPIADAFIDATTNTKVDLGKVSIGGGYFNHANIRSYQEPVRSQTFARTKYDKFGANLDSYLIAHVKNNLNASSDIVGLGNIPYSIKTVSAGVPYVAEGYRREASIDIPYGSYRKEPIVEGNEIRRSSP comes from the coding sequence TTGGAAGCTAAAGATGAGTCAAAGATTACTTCGATCGCGGGTGGAGTCGGTGTGAGTGGCAATACGGGCGTGGGCGCATCCTTCGCCTATAACACCATCCGCAACAAAGTAAAATCCTACACGGATTCCGCTACGCTTTCCGCTCGAGATATTCTTTTCCGTGCCATGGGTAAAGATGAGATTACCACCATTGCGGTGGGCGGGGGCGGAGCCGGAACCACTGGAGTGGCGGGTTCAGTCGCAATCAACCTGATGACAAACAACGTTGAGGCTTACAGCCAAAACAGTACCCTAACTTCAAACGATGGTATCGCCATCGTGTCCCAGGCAAACAATACGGTTAACTTCTATGGGGGAACGATTTCAGGCGGGGGTAGCGCTGGTGTAGGTGGTTCCGCTGGTGTAAATACGCTGAAAAATACGACTACTGCTTATATCAATGGCGGCGTTGTGAACGCCAAAGCAAATGGGAGACTTTCTGTACCCAAAGGTGATGGGACTCAAGACGAGGACTTTTTCTATGGATTGTCGGTTATCGCTACTACGCAAGAAACCGTTAAGGATCTAACAGCCAATGGAGCGGGTGGCGGCGCAGCGGGTGTGGCGGCAACGGCATCCGTGAATCTGGTTGCAGACAAAACCCTTGCCTACATTCAATCGGCTTCTATCAACCAGGACAGCACCAACACCGATGCCAGACAGGGGGTAAATGTTAAAGCTGCGGACACAAACCAAATTGATGTCAAAGCGGGAAGTGTCGCTTTTGGTGGGTCGGCGGGCGTGGGCGTCACCAGTGACACGACGCTGCTAAACAACACCACAAAGGCTTACATCGACGGTTCCTCAGTTCGCGCCCGTGCCAATGTCGATGTTGCTGCCACAACCCTGGAGAAGGTGGAAGTCGCAGTAATTGGTGGCGGTGGCTCTGGTGGGGTTGGCGGTGGCGGTTCGGTGTCTGTTGCTAAATTGAGCAATACCACCGATGCCCTGATCTCATACTCCCAGGTTGTAGCAGGGGGGGATGCAACGGTCAAGGCAACGACCAAAGCGATCGGCAACAAACCCAACCTTCAAGTGTTTGCAGGCAGTGCGTCAATTGGGGGAACTGCTGCCGTAGGTGCAGCAGTGATCGTCACGGTAATTGACGATAAAACCAACGCCTCCATTGAAAACGCAACCATGGAGAACGGCGGTAAAACCCAGGTGGATGCCAATGGTTCCCAAACGGTTAAAACCTTAGGATTTAATGGGAGCGGCAGCGGCACCGGTGGAATTAGTGGTGCGGTTGTTGTCAATTCGATCGCTGCCACCACCCAGGCATGGGTCAATGGCTCTAATACCCGCATTACAGGAACCGGGCTGGACGTGCTGGCAACCAATACTCCTAAACTGACTGCCCTGCTGGGATCGGTTTCTGGCTCCGGTGGGATTGATTTGGGGGCCTCAGTCAACGTCAACACTATTCGTAACACTACCACTGCGTCTATTGGTGATTGGATTAGGGTCAATACCAGCGGTGCTGTGAACGTTCAAGCAACCGCAAACAAGACAATAGACAGCACGGTGGTTGCCTTCAGCGGAGCGCTTGGCGGCATCTCTGGATCAGTGATCGTCAATAACATTGGTGCAGATACAACTTCTGATGGCAAAAACGCTCTCAGCAGAATTGGTGATACCCTCAATACCGCCATCAATCGGAACCGGGGGGACAAATCGGGGAATTCTGACACCGCCAAAGAGGCAAAGAAATCCGCAAATGATCAAATTAACACCCTCTCTGCGGGAGCGATTCTGGGTGGCAATTTTAGAGATTTGCAAGCCACCAATGCCTCCATTGGTAATAATGCAACGGTAACGGCAGGTAGCATTGCTGTTAAGGCAACAGATACAACAACCCTGAAAGCGGATGCGGGGGCTGTAGGGATTGGTGCAGTTTCCGTTGGCGGCTCGGTCAACATTACCAGTCTCAACAACAACACTAGAGCCTGGGTGGGTGAGGGAACGACCCTAACCGCCACCGGAACGATCGACATTACCGCAAACGGAAATGAAACTGTGACCGGAAATGCCATTGCCGGCGTGGGTGGAATTGCTGGACTGGGTGCTGCCTATGCCACCATTCACTCCCAAAACAATACGGCTGCTCTCCTGGGGAATTCTGCGATCGTCAATGGCGGCACTACTCTCAATGTGAAAGCAAATAGCAATTCCACACTCACAGCGAAGGGATGGAGCCTCAGTGTAGGTGGAGTGGTTGGTGGTTTGGTGCTGACAAAAGTAGTGGAAAGCGGCACCACTCAAGCAGAATTAGGCAGTGGAACAAAGATCAGTAACATCGATAATCTATATCTTTATGCACAAGCAAAAAATACCCTCCTGGCAGACAGCACCGCCTCAACCGGAGGGATTGTTTCAGGCAGCGGTTCTGTAGCGATCACTGAGGGTACCCCAACCGTAAGAGCCACCGTAAACTCCAACGCTACCATCGCCGCACGTCAAACCGTAGATATTGAAGCACAGGCAATTGGTGATTTGAATGCCAATGCCAATGGTCGGGCTTATGGCGTGGGCAATGCTGGGGAATCCATCGCAACTGCCGACTGGAGACCTAAGGTTAGAGCAGAAACGGGCTCGGATGTCAAAATTAATGCGGGCAACACTGTGTACCTGTGGGCTCTCAATAATACGAGTCTAGATGGTTCGACACCCCTGGGTCAGACTAATGCTAGGGCAACTGCCTCGGTCGGTTCCCTGATTGGTAGTACAGTCGGTTCCAGCGCGAATGCTTATAGCATTCCGGAACTAGAAACAACGATCGGGACTGGTAGTTTTGTGTTTGCCAAGGATACTGTAAGCGTGCTGGGTCGTGCATTTAACAACCCCAACCCGATCGCCACAGGCAATATACGCGGATTGAAAACCCAAGGCTCTGCCGAAGCTAAATCCTTTATTCGGAATAACATTACGGTTTTACCACAAGGAGAAACCACCCTTTCTGGTAAATTTGTCAGACTGGTGGGCTACGCTAACAACCGTTCCAATCAAACACAGGCTGAAGTTAACGCAACTGGCTTCACTTCCCAAAATGGCACCCGGACAGAAAGCACTCTGTACAACACGATCAATGTGGGGTTGCGTGCAAAGGACAGAATATTTGCCGATGAGATAGCCCGGATTGAAGCCGAAAACACGGCTGACATTCGTGCCACTGCCCGTCAAACATCAGGAGGCTTATTCACCGCAGACACACAAGATACTGCGCGAAGCTTTATGACCGTTAGCTCTAACACAACAATCAGGCTTGCTGACGACAGCGAAATTAATGCGAAGCAGGTTTACCTGGACGCGCTGACGAAAGAAGCAAATTTTGTCGCCAATGCTGAAACAAACACGAGCGGTGAAATCGTAAAACCCATTGCGGATGCCTTTATTGATGCCACCACCAATACAAAGGTTGACCTTGGCAAAGTGAGTATAGGGGGTGGTTACTTCAATCATGCCAACATCCGCTCCTATCAAGAACCCGTTCGGAGCCAAACCTTTGCCCGCACTAAATATGACAAGTTCGGTGCAAATCTTGACAGCTACTTGATTGCCCACGTCAAAAACAATCTGAACGCCAGTTCTGACATTGTTGGTCTTGGCAACATACCTTACAGCATTAAAACAGTTTCCGCAGGAGTTCCCTATGTCGCCGAGGGCTACCGCAGAGAAGCTTCCATCGATATTCCCTACGGCAGCTATCGAAAGGAACCGATCGTAGAAGGCAATGAAATCCGGCGGTCATCCCCATAG